From the genome of Numenius arquata chromosome 9, bNumArq3.hap1.1, whole genome shotgun sequence:
TGGGGCTGGCGCGGGGGCGGCCCGCGGGCCCGACCCgcaggaggagccgccgccgccgctgccgctccaGGCCGTGCTGGTCGCCGACAGCTTCAACCGCCGCTTTTTCCCTATCTCCAAAGACCGGCCGCGGGTGAGAAATCCCCCCCCGCCTGCTGCCGCCTCCCCCGGGCCGGTTCCTCTGGGGCCGCCCGTCCGGGtctcccccatccctggggtgccGGAGCGGGCAGACCTCTGGCGAAAGGCCGAGTGCTCGCTGGCAGGGATGGTCGGGCCCGCGGTCGTGCCGTGTCCCGCCGTGAGAACCTGGGgacgggtcgggaggaggcgagGCCCCCCCGGTTGCTGCCGGCAGGTCCTGGGGGGCTGCGGGCCCCCGCTCCGCCCGGGGCtcgggcagcccccgccgccgcggctTGTCCCGTCATCCCCCCCGCGGTGGAAATCTCTGACCAGCTCTATTGGCGTGTGGGAGTTTATATCCCCCGCTGGAGAGGCAGTGGGGACCGCACTGCTGCGTTGgtgctgtttgcttttccatATGGCAAGGCGGACCGCCCTGCGGGCTTTCCGTCTGTCGCTGGTGCCGGAGCGGCAGCGGGTTTGGGCAGGCTTCTTTCTGATAGAGGAAAGAAGCAACACCCTTGTCCTTGCCAGCGGTAATGGCTAAAAGAATATGGTTGGAAAAACGGATGGGGAAAGCACATTAATTATCCAGATCAGAAGGCTATATGTTAAAGGAAAGAGCACTTCTACAGAATGTAGGTCTGAACAATTATCTTACTTCATTTGCTGATTAAATGTTTTTGGTGGTCATAATTACACATGTGAGTTCAGGCCTGAAATAAAATATCACCAAAAATGAATTAAAGAAGTATGGGATGACTCTGTTGTGAATCACCAACTTTGTTTAAAAGTGTGGCTTGAGTCTCAAGAAGATTCTCACTTtaggttggtggggttttttccctgctctttaaTTCTGGACACTTATATTCCTGTGGTTTCATCATTCATGTCTGTCAGGTTTTTCCTGTAGCAGTTAAAGCCTGAGTCAGGGAACCAGcactctgggattttttttttttaagtctctgccACTTTTTTGAGTTATCTTGAAGAGTTTTATGTGTGATAGCTTAatttcttttatgcttttttctCTGAAGTGAGGATCTGCCCTGATAGAAGATCAGAAACCAGCTCTCACTGTTTAAGTCAACTTTGAAAATTTTTGATAAAAGGAAATAGAGCagttatttgtgggtttttttatggtgCCACTGATGATATGTTCCCAAGTTGCTGATTGTGGCTGATGTTGAGGTACAGAGTGTTTGTTCAGCtgtgtcttttttaatttttaggctCTCTTACCTATGGCAAACGTGGCCATGATTGACTATACCTTGGAGTTCCTAACAGCAACCGGAGTGgaagaaacatttgttttctgctgttggAAGTCAGCTGAGATAAAAGAGCATTTACAGTAAGAATCTCTTTGTTTTATCTTTGTTATGGAAAGGATTCTTCTATCCTCCAGGAAGCCTCAAAGGTCTCACTGATCCTTGCGATGAAAGCCGTATGCTAGAGATTTCCCTTTCAAGAGAAGTCTCCTAACACATCTCAAAAAAAGATCATTCCTCCTCTGAAGGAATGGATTTAAAGGGTTGAGTGTTTTGGGACTGCGTTTGTATTGGCATTTAACTTTTCTTGTCTAAAATCAGGGGTTTCCTGGGTAGCCATGTAAATTAGAGTACCACCCATGGCATTACGCCCTGTCTCGGTATGTCGTGCAGCACATGGAAACAGCTGGCTCAGACAGCATCTTTGCCTCTGCATGCTGCGTGTTTGCAAGCTAAAGAGAAGCATGCAGTCTTTTCCCTGCCTGAGGTACTGCTTTCTGAGGAAAAAAGTTTGGGTTGTGTGTaacttttcctctcctttgtcgAAACTCGGCTCACGGTGGAGTTGGGTTTCCACAAGCTTCGGTCTCCAAGTCTAACCCTCTTCAGTTCCTCAGCTGTGTGCAAATGAACACGCCGTGGCTGTTGATAGTGGGCTCATCGTAACAGGGTTCTCCTTGCATTCACTTACGTGTGTGGCAAGCACTGGGGCCCTGTGTCCTAGCGAGTTCTCTGTAGGAATATCCTCTTTATGCCTTCCTGATGTGTTCTCCTTCCAGAAAATCCAAGTGGTGCCGCCACACTTCTCCTAACACAGTGCGCTTTGTGACTTCTGACCTGTACCGCTCCCTTGGTGACGTGCTACGAGATGTTGATGCCAAGTCCCTTGTTCGTTCTGACTTCATTCTTGTCACTGGAGATGTGGTGTCCAATTTCAATATATCCAAAGCCCTAGAAGAGCACAAGTAGGTGCTGAAAGAGTGTACGCTGGCCTGGTGCGCTGAGACTCTGGGCTCTAACTCTCTGAAGAGTGATTTTAAAGTTCTGCTCTTCTTTTTCAGGTTGCGTCGTAAGATGGAAAAGAATGTTTCTGTGATGACGATGATATTCAAGGAGTCCTCCCCTGGTCACCATGCCAGGTGCAAAGAGGATGACATTGTTATTGCCATGGACAGTGCCACAAACCGTGTCCTTCACTACCAGAGAACCCAGGGGCTGAAACGCTTCCGCTTTCCAATGGTGCGTCTGGGACCTGACAGGTGGAAAAGGGCTGTGGTGGTGAAGCAGCCCACCCTGAGGAGGGGTCCTCCTTGAGCGAGGGCTGGGGAACTGTGCTTGCTGCTGTTTTGGGAGGAGCAGGTGATGGAAAGTAACTCTGGCTTATAGAAGGCTTTTGGGGTTCGGTACTGCGCAAGGTGCTCAGATCATctgaattttctcctctttcagagTCTGTTCCAGAACTCTATTGAGAACGTTGAGGTGCGCCATGACTTGCTGGATTGTCATATCAGCATCTGTTCTCCGCAGGTGAGCTCTGCCTTCTGAGGGTCCAAAATTCAATCTGCATTGCTCCATTTGTCCTGCTGGTGCGCGGGGGGTGCATGTGGCCCGAGCATACTAGGTTTGGAAATTGGAACTCCCAGTTGGGCCCAGTGGCAGCCAAGAGCCTGGGTGATGATGTGTCGCTGCTCTGCAGACTTCATGGTGCTCAGTCTGTGCCTGACATCCACTACtcaagcccaggcagaactagaCAGTGTATGCATCAGTAGGCTGGCTGATTTGGCAGAGGAATAAACTGTTCTGGAAAAGAAGCGATTTCACTTTGAGTACAGTAGTATCTGTGGAGCGGAGATGATGGCTGTGCTATGGAAAAGTGTCACTACTGCAAGCTGGTTAGGGTAACATTCGGGGTTATTCCAGCCTAGGCTCACTAACGTCTCTTCCACATCTGAAAAAGCTGGTCTACAGCCTTCCTTTGTGAGTGAAACTACAGAGTGAGGCTGGGCGGTTTGCTTGAAAGTGCTAAAGCAATGTTTTGCCCCGTACGAAAAACAGAATCTGCTCATAGTTTCcattaggaggaggaggagatgggaaggtCAGCATTCCTAGCAGAAGGAATCAAAGGTTTACTCAAGGCAAGAGCATCGCTGTCCTGTACTGTGTAACTCATCTCTCTGAGAACTAGTGAACAGCCATTAATCATCTGGCTTCCTGGCAGTATTTTCTGCTAACTGTattatttccttatattttatTCCTGGCAGGTGGCTGAGCTGTTTACAGACAATTTTGACTACCAGACACGGGATGACTTTGTGCGTGGTCTCTTGGTGAAtgaggaggtgaggagagggTTGTTACAAGGGAGATCCTATTACCTTGCATTAGAGAATCTTCTGACGTGCTCCCGCCGGTCTCGCAGGTCCTGGGGAACCAGATCCATATGCACGTAACGACAGAAGAGTACGGTGCCCATATATGCAACCTGCTAATGTATGAAGCTGTGTGCTCTGACATCATCCGGCGCTGGGTTTATCCTCTGACTCCAGAGATGAACTTCACTGATGACAAGAATCAGAGTTACACCCATTCTAAACACAACATTTACCGAGGGGTGGACGTTAGCCTCGGCCACGGCAGCGTGCTGGAGGAGAACGTGCTCATTGGGCAGGGAACAGTCATCGGCAGCAACTGCTCCATAACCAACAGCGTTATCGGGCAGAACTGCAGGATAGGTGAGTGCGGGAACCGGGGACGTGCCAGGCAAGGGCATGGGTTGTTGGGATTGAGTTTTCAAAGGGCATTTGGCTCTGAGAGAGGATGATAGGTGGGTACTGATTAAATTGGaatgggaagaaaggagaaaggtttgGTCATCCAGCAGAGGAACTAGAGTAAAGTTTTCAGGGTGCCATAATGATGTTAGAAGGTGGATGGCACTTCATGTAAATAGGTTGTTTCAGCAGTAGAGAATGCATGACCTTTACTGATCTAAAGTTATCTCCCACCAACATCCTTTGAATGAGGGACGTCTGTCCCTGTTTGTGTGAGCTGTCTGGGATGACTCCTTCCTAGCCTTGGCTGGAtggtttttttgtgctttccCTGTATTTGTGCAAAACCAAGATGTCATTTGTTACTGTCAACTTGTTAAGTCTCTGTAGAGAACAAACTCGTTTTTTAGCTTTAGGTAAGAAGTGATTGCAGGCCTCTAAGGCCAATTTTCACCTTTCATCTAACATCCATCATGCATCAAGGGCAGTGGGATTCAGTAAGATGCTTTCTAGTGGACTCAGCAGCGTGGAAGGGCAGCAAACTGCCTTGCTCAACATATTTGTGCTTGGTGATGTATAACAGGTGATAAAGTCGTTTTGGACGGAGCTTTTCTTTGGGACAGAGTACACATAGCAGATAATGTGGAGATCTGCCATTCTGTTATCTGCGATGAAGCTGAAGTGAAGGAGAAAGTAAAGCTAAAGCCCCGTTGTGTCCTCTCTTCTCAGGTGAGCTGTAGTTATGTGTGTTCTGCTTCCTGCCTTTCTGGGCGGGTTACTAGCCTTGCGCTAGACCGTACCAGAATACGGGGCTGCTCCAAGCCTTTTTGCAGAGGTGGGGATACACTACTGCTcccacctttttcttccttttgcttggCTGGGGCGGCATGGCATGTGATGTCAGTGCTGACGTCTTCGGTTATACTTGTTAGGCTACAGCTTGTCTGGAGCAGCTGTTGTCCCTGCTGGTGGAGGTCCAAGGGGACAATCAGGGTGTTTCTTCATTAAGATACGTTACACATATTTTCAGGTAGTAGTAGGTCCTGGCATCACTCTTTCTGAGGGCACGGTGATCTCTCTGCACCCAccagatgaggaggaagaggatgatgacCAGTTCAGTGATGATTCTGGCGTGAACAAGGAGGAAAGCAAAGTGAAACTGAAAGGTATGAGAGTCTCTGGCTCTGTGCACTCGGGCTGTGCGGGAGGGCTTGTGAGAACCCCTCCTGGACCAACAATTGGAGCGGGACCTAACAGGGCTCCGCCTTCCATGATCTTTTAGGGCATTTCCCTTACGTGTTGTAGGCTGTGCAGTGCCAGGCTGGAGCTCAGTGCTGCATTCAGCTTTGACCACGTGTTTTCAGTAGGGCAAGCAAGGATGTTTGGCTCAAGTTGGACAGTGAAATGTACCTCAGTACCCcagtattaaaatatttggagactcagctgttcttctttttttattagagtAGGAGCCTTGTAGGAGACAATAAGCtgaagttgaagagatgttgagTTCGAGGCAGGTTGCAAGATCTGTGTCCTTGTACCTGGACTGTCTTTGTGAAACACTGTGTTTCTACCGGTCTGGGGTTGTGAGGGATCTAAACGTGGTCAGCTGAACATTGCTGCTGTAGGGAGGAGTAAGTTGGTCACTTGTCAAGGCAAGTGAGAAGATGAAAGCTGAAATCCGTATGCATCTGTAGGAATTCCAGCTCCCTCTTTATGAAGAATATTTAGGGGCAGTAATATGCAGGTTGTACCAGTCTATTGGTAGAATATTTCAGGTTTGCCTGTGAGCATATCCAGTGCATCTACCTCCTAATCGCTGTGTCTTTTTCAGGTTACAATAAAAAGGATGTAGGCTCAGAGGGCAGAGGCTATCTCTGGAAAGCAGATGACAAGAATGAAGAGGACGAAGAAGAGCAGAGACAAAGCCTATGGGGTGAGGAAAAGTTTAGTGTAGTCACCtggggatggacagacagacctGTGTTGGGGAAACTGGCTGAGCGGGACGCTGATAACTGTGCCTAGAGTAAGACCTGGGCTTTGTGAAGCAGACTGGCTCCAGATAACGTGtgtgtggagggaaggggagaggtgaAAGCAGGTGGTGACCAGATTCTCTCTCTTCCTGCACTGTGTGGAAGATGTTTATTACAACTTTGACTTGCGGTGACACACACAGCTGTCTGTGCTGTGAATGGCACACTATGGGATACCTTACTCCTTAGGGGGAATATGCTTTGGCTATTCCGGGCATTGCTGGCTTTCTTCCTGTTAGAGACAGCGTCTGCTGACATTGCTCCGTCATGAGTCAGCAGGCTGCACAAAATGCATTTGCTTCTGTCCCTGTCCTTTGTTGTCTGCATGCAGACTCGTAAAAAAGTCCCATTATCCTAGTGCCAGCTGTGGCATTCCCTCTGCAGCAAATCTAATCTTCTGGACCTGTAAGTAGAAGCTTCCTTGCAGGACAGATAGTTGTTGGCTTGGTTGGGAAGTCCCTGGGACACCTGTTTCCTCATGCATGTGATGGCGACTTCTGAGTGTTGAATGTTGTGTCTGCTCTTCTTCATCAGGCCCAGCTTTGCATTCAGAGGAAGAGAGTGAGTCCGACAGCGACCTGAGCATGGGCTCTGAGGAGCCAGACAGTCGGGCGGCATCCCCTCAGCTCGATGACATCAAAGGTGAGAGATGGGCCGTTACGAAGTACGGTGACTCTGTGGATAATGCAGTGAGTGTGAGATTTGTGCTGCTTTCTCTAGGTATACTGGAAAAATTGTGGATGTCTATAATATCTTTGTTTCCTGAGCTCACTTGCTGcattttctgcaaagttttttAATATTCCCTGTATTGCTGTTGTGGTAACCCAAGGCAGCCAAGGATGAGAGGCTAGACGGAGATCCTCCATCTTTCTCACCCCGATCGCTGGGCCTTCATGAACGCGACCTCCCTGAATTGTCTGTGTAAATAGCAGTGTCATTGCATAAACTCAGAGATTGTGTGAAGATCCAGCAGTTTCCCTGTGTGGACAGCTTACTGGTGTAATCGTGCTGGAGAATTAAATGTCCTTGTAGGAGCTGCCTCTCTTGGCAGATatgtttgggttttctgttttgtgttaaGCTTACCTGGATTTGGAAGGGGTTCAAGccggatttaaaaaaaaaaaaaaaaaaaaaaaaaaagactttttcaaattaaaatatctcCCCAAAGGAAATGAAACCAATAAATTTTTGTTTGGATTCACAACTTTAGTCAGGGGAAGATGAGATTTGTCTGAATAGGAAAGGCTGGATTGTGAAAGTATAATAGAAACTCTGCTCTGAAAGGTTGCAGAGGTAATAGCGTTGTACTGGTTTGTGTGGATAGACCAATGATATCTAGTAGGTCATCTTTGAATTATATTCCACGATTTATAAGTGTAGCTGATGCGGGTTTGTGCCAGCTTATAGAGAACAAATACATGTCTGAGTCAGAATGCTTCCTCTGTTAAGGGCGTAGTTTCGTCAGTAATGAGCAGTTTGAAGAATCTATGCTTTCCCCTCTCATCTCTAACTACCTGTTCTTCCTTTTGTCAGTTTTCCAGAATGAGGTTTTGGGTACGTTGCAGAGGGGCGAAGAGGAAAACATTTCCTGTGACAACCTGGTCCTGGAAATCAACTCCCTCAAGTGAGTGTTCCCTTAGGGATGCTGTCCCTTATGCTGAACCGTGGGGTTTGACAATGGATCTTGAAAGAAGGGGAGAAACCATGTGAATACCCATGTTTGATTGTTAAGCACTAATTTTATCAGTGTAGAGCATGAGAAATGCAGATTAGAGATCATGACTGAATGATGACAGGAGCTGATGGAGAGCGCCAGCTGCATCTACAGCATCCTCAGTGCTCAGGCTTTTCCTGCCCCAGTTCTGTAACAGGAGATTGAATTGCTGTGAAGTAGCTGTGGGCTGAAGGGAGCGAAGCCCGTTCTTGGCACAGACTAAGTTCATGCAGGGGCTGCTGTTCTCCGCATTTCAACATTCggccagctgcctgcagctggggctgcactGCAGTGTTGcttctcctctctgtttttacagcaCCAACTCTAGAACACATAATCAGAGTGCCTTTTACCTTGTATTTCTCAAATACAAACCTGTTTCCCTTCTTTTGTGCAATGATATTCCTGCAGCACTCTAGTAAATGTGAGggtgctgtccctgcagcagcttgtTCCAGATTTTCAGGATTTGTGGCCATATGTGGGGCCTGATGCAATTCAAGGTGGTTTTATTGCctgaatatttggaaaaacaaacaaacaaacaaaaaacaagtcTGGAAGATGAATATCAAGTTTTCTTCTGTGCCTCTGTGTAGAGCCACAGCCTGCAGAGATCAGATAGTGTGAAATGTTGGAgttctttgcctttttcctcGCAGGTATGCATATAACATTGGCCTGAAGGAGATGATGCAGGTGCTCAGTAAAGTGATCCTGGAGTTCCCACTGCAGCAGCTGGATGCAAACCTGGACTCCCAGAACTATTTCTCAGCGTTACTCCCTGTGAGTCCTGCTCCATTTGACTCTTTTTATGGGCTTCTCTCCTAGTGTGTAGAGGTCTGTCTGGGTGCCCAGGTCGTTCCTGGCTAAGAAGTCTTTTTGGTTAAGCCTGAAGCCACTTGAACTCCTTGAGTTCGTGAGCCTCTTTGTCTTCTGTAGAAGTGAACTGAAACTATTGTACCTGCTCAACAGATCTCAGTGAGACAGTAGGTGTGGGGAGCTCTGTGTCAGTGCCTGTGCTTGTTTCTGCCCCCCGTGTGTGGTAGTAGGAGTGCATCACTGGtagaagagaaaggagaggggCTGTTAGAGATGTCTTTACAAGCCTGTGTCCCAGGAACCTGGTTCTAGTCCATCATAAGCCCTGTCCCTGGGGCAGCAGAGAGTGCTTCTCTCCCAGTGGGATCCTTTCCAAGGTCTTACTTGTCTGCGTACTGTGATcggtgccatttttttttcccagcccaaTGCAAAGACATGATATTGTTGTCTTTGAGCAAAGATACAAAGTTCTGTTGTGTCTCTAAAGAGATGGGGTATATAATTGGGTGAGAGCAATTTCTGTTTCCTGACTTAAGGGAGACAAAATAGGGTAGAATCTGCTTTAAAAAGTAGGCAGTCTTATCTTAATGGTTTTGTTGATCCAAGCTGAAGCCGTTGTCTCTTTTGCCTCTTTGCTATAGCCGGTTTATGTATTTGAGGTTGCAAGCTCTACAGGTTCCAAAGGTGCTCTTTCAGAATGAATGGATGACACATGTTTGGGAGGgactagtttaatttttttaggagATGGAGCTAAAGAGGACCACTAGACATGCTCATAATCCTTTCTCTGAGGAAGTATGTCCTATCAATTGatggggaaagatggaaaactaaTTATTCTTTATGTAGGCGTAAGCATGGCACTTAATTTATCTCCTGGACGCACGGAGATGCTTTGTGTAGGAAACATCCATATGAACTGATCGGTTCATCAGATGGCTTGGTGAGATTTTGCTGTTCGCTGTTTACATTCTGCTCCCTATTGTTCACTTTTCCAGACTGTTTCCTTGAACAGCATGTCTTGTCCTGGAAAAAGAGAATTGCAGGAGGAGGACTGAAGAGAACACTAGAGCAGTGTTAGCCTCTGAGTGGGAAGTGGTACATCTGAAGAGCAGGTTGTGTGGAGTTGGTAGCTGTGTaggttgtggggctttttttccagCTATGATATGGCATCTCTGTCTCCCAGATTGGACTCCAAGTCCAGCGTGAGTAGGACAGGAGAACTTCACTGCAGGACCCAGTCAGAGGAGCTTCTAGTCTGGGATAAAGGATACTGTATAAATGCATAACGTTTTGTGTAATTGTCTCAAACCCCTTAGAAGCTAAAGACAATGGAAGTACCTGAAGGGCTCACTTCTGCGTAACTTTGTGCATATACATTTCATCATAGGAAAGCTGATGCTCGTGTTTGACAGCAGAGACACCAAATCAACTCACCTTTAGTGAAGCATGATGATATTCTAAATGTAATGTtcaggcatctaccacctctctgggcaacctgggccagtgtttcaccaccatcattgtaaaaaaaaaatttcttccttgtatctaatctaaatctacccttttttagttACCCCCTGTCCTATCGCAGCAGGCCCtaataaaaagtttgtccccatttttcttataagccccttttaagtacagaaaggcagcaataagatctccccggagccttctcttctccaggctgaacacccccaactctctcagcctgtcctcacagggaaggtgctccagccttctgattgtttttgtggcctcctctggacctgctccaacaggtccgtgtctctcctgtgctgaggagccAGATGCAGCACTCCAGGATGCTGAAGGAAGATGGGTTGCCTGTGTAAGAGTGATTGTAGAGCAGTCCCAGACAGCTCAGGAGGCGAAATTGTGGAAATGCCATAGTTATGATGTCTGGTTTGACTTGAAGCCACAGTATGTGCTGTGAAGTGCTGGCCCCTGAGCGTGGAGCTCTTAAGTGTTGCAGCAACTTTAGGAAACAAGTGTCCGGTAAAGGATATGCCCGTGGGTATTTTTCAGATGAAACGTGGAGGCTTGAGCAATAGAGTTACCCAGTTCGATATATGTCAGGTATCTTGTTAAGCTTGTGTACAAGTTGTAAAGCAGAGAAGGTGCAGAAAACCAGACCTTTCCTGCAGCTGTAGATATGACTTGAGCAAAGGTGGCTGAAGCTGCTGGTAAACCAAAGGCTGAGCTTCTGTTGTCACTGAAGCAGCATCAAACAAGGCTGTGTGGGTGAGGATGTCTCCAGGGAGCCGGGGGAGGCAATACAGCAGTTCGCTGTGCTGAGCTGGGCAGTGTCTGCCCTGCTGCCCATCAGCCGGCGTGTGTGGTGGCACCtcctcaggcttctgctggggagccTGACTCCTTTGTAATGCTGTGGGACTGCTTATTCAGGGACCAAATGGATCTCTGCTTTCACCGGAGCAGTTTATGGTGATCAGCACCGATGCTTTTATGGGGTAACAGGTTGGAATTATAGCTTTGTTGCTGGTGCTTTGCATGGACTTCATGATGGTGTTCTGTGCTGGAGGCAGGGATAAAATAGGCCTGGTGTTGAGACTGTCCTTCTGACAAAAGAAAAGTGGATTACAAACCTCTTTGGAGTTGATACAGCGTCACTGACCAGATCTGATGTAAAATGAATAGGCCTGTCAGAGGAATTTGATTGCTTTCTCCAGACTGTAGATTAAGGGGTTACCCAGGTGGAGTCAAAGCCTGGGAAGTTATGGCCATAGGGCTCTTTGTCAGGtatcttttcacatttttcagtctttcattcaATCTAAAATAATTGCAATTCTCTAGTTCCCCGGGTCAGATTTTGATGAAGCTTCCAGACAGCCCCTTTGATGGCACAGGCTGTTTTTGGCAGGGGTtctgtggggctgagccctgctCTCCCCAGTAACACCAGTTTCAGTACAGAGCATGGTCTTGAACCGAGATGGtgtattttttacttctttccctttcccagcaATAGGCATATTGGATTGAGTCCTGGGGTGGTGAGTGTTTATGGCTCTGTATTCTTTGTAAATGACTTGCTTTCAGGAACTCAGTAGCTTCTGGTTAGAGTTATGCCCGCTTATCATTTAAAGGTGTTAACAGAAAGATACTACAAAATATTTCTTAGCCGGGAAGGAACTTGCTATTAGCTTTACTGCATTTAAGGTGAAGAATTCCAAAGGATAATAAAAATGCAGGAGGTGGTTGTAGAGGAGGGAAGAATATTTAGGATTATGCATTTTGCTAAAGGCTAAAATACTTCCTGGAAATATACCATGCAACCCCATTTTTTGTTGAGGTACCGTGATGATGAGGACCGTTCAGTGCTGTTGCTGTTGATCCTTGAGCCACTCGATGTACTGCTATACAGATCAGTTTGTTTGTACTAATCCCCTCCTTTGTTTCTGCTCGAGTTGTGCAGATTCCAGCAGGGTGTCACAGCCAACTTGTCTGAGGAGGTGATGGAGTGTGGTGCCATGGGGCAGCTGGGCACTGTTCCCTCGTGCAGGTTGCCTTCCGCCCTCTTCACCAGCCTGGCTTCCCACTCCACTGTGTCCTGGAGCTCTCCCGCTGGCAGGGCTACTGCCCATTAACGATTGTCCCGGACATAATGCTGATTAAAACCCTCGATGTAGGTGACTCGGAGCTTCTTCATCACACCCCAAGCCCCTGAGAGTTACCCGTTTCCCTTCAAAACACACCAGGTGTGTTCTGAAGGAGACACCGGTGAAGGTGCAGCAGAACAGTGTATCTGTATGGGCACGCCAGGGGTGTAGC
Proteins encoded in this window:
- the EIF2B5 gene encoding translation initiation factor eIF2B subunit epsilon, encoding MAARGAARRGAGAGAARGPDPQEEPPPPLPLQAVLVADSFNRRFFPISKDRPRALLPMANVAMIDYTLEFLTATGVEETFVFCCWKSAEIKEHLQKSKWCRHTSPNTVRFVTSDLYRSLGDVLRDVDAKSLVRSDFILVTGDVVSNFNISKALEEHKLRRKMEKNVSVMTMIFKESSPGHHARCKEDDIVIAMDSATNRVLHYQRTQGLKRFRFPMSLFQNSIENVEVRHDLLDCHISICSPQVAELFTDNFDYQTRDDFVRGLLVNEEVLGNQIHMHVTTEEYGAHICNLLMYEAVCSDIIRRWVYPLTPEMNFTDDKNQSYTHSKHNIYRGVDVSLGHGSVLEENVLIGQGTVIGSNCSITNSVIGQNCRIGDKVVLDGAFLWDRVHIADNVEICHSVICDEAEVKEKVKLKPRCVLSSQVVVGPGITLSEGTVISLHPPDEEEEDDDQFSDDSGVNKEESKVKLKGYNKKDVGSEGRGYLWKADDKNEEDEEEQRQSLWGPALHSEEESESDSDLSMGSEEPDSRAASPQLDDIKVFQNEVLGTLQRGEEENISCDNLVLEINSLKYAYNIGLKEMMQVLSKVILEFPLQQLDANLDSQNYFSALLPLLKNWTPLFKNYIKRASDHLNALLAIEEFFLEHDSLCTSIAKVLMTFYQLEILEEDVILNWFSLRDTSDKGKQLRKNQRLQKFIQWLEEAEEESSDGDQD